The Chloroflexia bacterium SDU3-3 genome has a segment encoding these proteins:
- a CDS encoding glycoside hydrolase family 127 protein: MTPTTPTSHSIRRSSVSHTQVTLTGTFWAERQRVNRERTIPHIYQQCRTTGRVDALVGDWPQDVREGGIKANFPLLFWDSDIAKWIEAASFSLATHPNPELDALVDEVIVAIGKGQLPDGYLNSWFGHVETDKRWTNMRDWHELYDAGHLIEAAVAHFQSTGKRSLLEIVCRYADYIGSVFGREPGKRRGYCGHPEVELALVKLARATGEQRYMDMARYFVDERGQQPHYFDQEAIARGSKPSDYWFKNYEYSQSHCPVRDQHEVVGHAVRAMYLYSAMADLAAEDGDASLLEACQRLWTHLTTKRMYVMGGIGSSKDNEGFTSDYDLPNKSAYAETCAAIALVFWAQRMLEIELDARYADVMELALYNAVLSGVSLEGTHFFYDNPLASDGGHHRQQWFHCPCCPPNLSRIFSSLGGYVYAQGQDDVAVHLYAAGEARLHVAGRDVTLRQATSYPWDGVVSLTVGLATPASFGLRLRIPAWCAAPSLRVNGQPVDLAASVERGYALIQREWRDGDVVTLDLPMPVQRVYAHPDVSDDVASVAIQRGPLVYCLEQADHGVPIRRIRLPADAELTARFDAELLGGVVVVETTASALADAGWEGALYRAAPPTLVPCALRAIPYYTWDNREAGAMTVWVRE, encoded by the coding sequence ATGACCCCAACGACCCCAACCTCCCACAGCATCCGCCGCTCCTCCGTCTCGCACACCCAGGTCACGCTCACCGGCACGTTCTGGGCCGAGCGCCAGCGCGTCAACCGCGAGCGCACCATCCCGCATATCTACCAGCAGTGCCGCACCACCGGGCGCGTGGACGCGCTGGTGGGCGACTGGCCGCAGGATGTGCGCGAGGGCGGCATCAAGGCCAACTTCCCGCTGCTGTTCTGGGACTCGGACATCGCCAAGTGGATCGAGGCCGCCAGCTTCAGCCTGGCCACCCACCCCAACCCCGAGCTGGACGCGCTGGTGGATGAGGTGATCGTGGCGATCGGCAAGGGCCAGCTGCCCGATGGCTACCTGAACAGCTGGTTTGGCCATGTGGAGACCGACAAGCGCTGGACCAACATGCGCGACTGGCACGAGCTATACGACGCGGGCCACCTGATCGAGGCGGCGGTGGCGCACTTCCAGTCCACCGGCAAGCGCAGCCTGCTGGAGATCGTGTGCCGCTACGCCGACTACATCGGCTCGGTGTTCGGGCGCGAGCCGGGCAAGCGGCGCGGCTACTGCGGCCACCCCGAGGTGGAGCTGGCCCTGGTGAAGCTGGCCCGCGCCACCGGCGAGCAGCGCTACATGGACATGGCCCGCTACTTTGTGGATGAGCGCGGCCAGCAGCCCCACTACTTCGACCAGGAGGCGATCGCGCGCGGCTCGAAGCCCAGCGACTACTGGTTCAAAAACTACGAGTACAGCCAGTCGCACTGCCCTGTGCGCGACCAGCACGAGGTGGTGGGCCACGCCGTGCGCGCCATGTATCTCTACAGCGCCATGGCCGATCTGGCTGCCGAGGATGGCGATGCCAGCCTGCTGGAGGCATGCCAGCGTCTGTGGACGCACCTCACCACCAAGCGCATGTACGTGATGGGTGGCATCGGCTCTTCCAAGGATAACGAGGGCTTCACCAGCGACTACGATCTGCCCAACAAGAGCGCCTACGCCGAGACCTGCGCGGCGATCGCCCTGGTGTTCTGGGCGCAGCGCATGCTGGAGATCGAGCTGGACGCGCGCTACGCCGATGTGATGGAGCTGGCGCTGTACAACGCGGTGCTCAGCGGCGTCTCGCTGGAGGGCACGCACTTCTTCTACGACAACCCGCTGGCCAGCGACGGCGGCCACCACCGCCAGCAGTGGTTCCACTGCCCGTGCTGCCCGCCGAACCTCTCGCGTATCTTCTCCTCGCTGGGCGGCTATGTCTACGCCCAGGGCCAGGATGATGTGGCGGTGCATCTCTACGCCGCAGGCGAGGCGCGGCTGCACGTGGCCGGGCGCGACGTGACGCTGCGACAGGCGACCAGCTACCCCTGGGATGGTGTGGTGAGCCTGACGGTGGGGCTGGCGACGCCCGCCAGCTTCGGCCTGCGCCTGCGCATCCCGGCGTGGTGCGCCGCCCCGAGCCTGCGCGTGAACGGCCAGCCGGTCGATCTGGCCGCGAGCGTGGAGCGCGGCTACGCCCTCATCCAGCGCGAGTGGCGCGACGGCGATGTGGTGACGCTCGACCTGCCCATGCCGGTGCAGCGCGTCTACGCCCACCCCGATGTGAGCGACGACGTGGCCAGCGTGGCCATCCAGCGCGGCCCGCTGGTCTACTGCCTGGAGCAGGCCGACCACGGGGTGCCCATCCGCCGCATCCGGCTGCCCGCCGATGCCGAGCTGACCGCCCGCTTCGACGCCGAGCTGCTGGGCGGTGTGGTGGTGGTGGAGACCACCGCCAGCGCCCTGGCCGACGCGGGCTGGGAAGGCGCGCTCTACCGCGCCGCGCCGCCCACGCTGGTGCCCTGCGCCCTGCGCGCCATCCCCTACTACACCTGGGACAACCGCGAGGCTGGCGCGATGACCGTCTGGGTGCGCGAGTAG
- a CDS encoding carbohydrate ABC transporter permease, whose product MSAHVKDLRPGATEAAQPSLAAQRRRQRAGRALVWAMLLGGAALMLAPFLWLVSTSLKTQQQVFLYPPQWIPNPVRWQNYPDALSQVPFGQFSLNTLLITLVTMAGVLLTSSMAAYGFARLRFPGRDFFFVLLLSALMLPYAVTMIPQYIMFKYLGWIDTYLPLTVPPWFGGGIFNIFLLRQFFRTIPSDLVEAARIDGAGEIRIYAQVMLPLAGASLAVVAIFTFINSWNDFMGPLIYISSHDKYTIALGLAMFKGLYSTQWQYLMAASTVMITPIIVLFFLAQRYFVQGIVMTGTKG is encoded by the coding sequence ATGTCAGCTCATGTGAAAGACCTACGCCCCGGCGCGACCGAGGCGGCCCAGCCGAGCCTGGCGGCCCAGCGCAGGCGGCAGCGGGCCGGGCGCGCGCTGGTATGGGCTATGCTGCTGGGCGGCGCGGCGCTGATGCTCGCGCCCTTCCTGTGGCTGGTGAGCACCTCGCTGAAGACCCAGCAGCAGGTGTTTCTCTACCCGCCGCAGTGGATACCGAACCCGGTGCGCTGGCAGAACTACCCGGATGCGCTCTCGCAGGTGCCGTTTGGCCAGTTCAGCCTGAACACGCTGCTGATCACGCTGGTGACGATGGCGGGCGTGCTGCTCACCTCGTCCATGGCGGCCTACGGCTTCGCGCGGCTGCGCTTCCCAGGGCGCGATTTCTTCTTCGTGCTGCTGCTGAGCGCGCTGATGCTGCCCTACGCGGTGACGATGATCCCGCAGTACATCATGTTCAAGTACCTCGGCTGGATCGATACCTATCTGCCGCTGACGGTGCCGCCGTGGTTTGGCGGGGGCATTTTTAACATCTTCCTGCTGCGCCAGTTCTTCCGCACCATCCCATCCGATCTGGTGGAGGCGGCGCGTATCGATGGCGCGGGCGAGATCCGCATCTACGCCCAGGTGATGCTGCCGCTGGCTGGTGCGTCGCTGGCGGTGGTGGCGATCTTTACCTTCATCAACTCGTGGAATGATTTTATGGGGCCGCTGATCTACATCTCCTCGCACGACAAGTACACGATCGCGCTGGGGCTGGCGATGTTCAAGGGCCTCTACTCGACCCAGTGGCAGTACCTGATGGCGGCATCCACCGTGATGATCACGCCGATCATCGTGCTATTCTTCCTTGCGCAGCGCTACTTTGTCCAGGGCATCGTGATGACCGGGACAAAGGGCTAG
- a CDS encoding sugar ABC transporter permease: protein MLNLSSWSVVRTFRSPNARREALFGYLFTGPAILGFLIWIVGPMLFSAWLSLTEWDLLRPPEFVGLRNYQDMFRDPLFWQSLKVTAYFTLVSVPLFQIAAFAVALLMNVNVRGISVFRTLFYLPSIVPVVANAMLWAWVFNSDFGLLNAGLRTLGLPKILWLQDTHWAMPALITMSLWGVGGSMLIYLAGLQGVPQQLYEAAELDGAGYWHRFIHVTIPLMSPVIFFNLLMGLIGALQTFTQGYIITNGGPQNSTLFYALYLYRRAFTDFRMGYAASLAWVLFAIVVVLSVFVFRFLGRQVHYEDDGR from the coding sequence ATGCTCAATCTCTCATCGTGGAGCGTGGTGCGGACGTTCCGCTCGCCAAATGCCCGCCGCGAGGCGCTGTTTGGCTACCTGTTCACCGGCCCGGCCATCCTGGGCTTCCTGATCTGGATTGTGGGGCCGATGCTGTTCTCGGCATGGCTGAGCCTGACCGAGTGGGATCTGCTGCGCCCGCCCGAGTTCGTGGGCCTGCGCAACTACCAGGACATGTTCCGCGACCCGCTGTTCTGGCAGTCGCTGAAGGTGACGGCCTACTTCACGCTGGTCTCGGTGCCGCTGTTCCAGATCGCCGCCTTCGCGGTGGCGCTGCTGATGAATGTGAACGTGCGCGGGATCTCGGTCTTCCGCACGCTGTTCTACCTGCCCAGCATCGTGCCGGTGGTGGCCAACGCTATGCTGTGGGCCTGGGTGTTCAACTCCGACTTTGGGCTGCTGAACGCGGGCCTGCGCACGCTGGGCCTGCCCAAGATCCTGTGGCTCCAGGACACCCACTGGGCCATGCCCGCGCTGATCACCATGAGCCTGTGGGGCGTGGGTGGCTCGATGCTGATCTACCTCGCCGGGCTTCAGGGCGTGCCACAGCAGCTCTACGAGGCCGCCGAGCTGGATGGCGCGGGCTACTGGCACCGCTTCATCCATGTGACTATCCCGCTGATGTCGCCGGTGATCTTCTTCAACCTGCTGATGGGCCTGATCGGCGCGCTGCAGACCTTCACGCAGGGCTACATCATCACCAACGGCGGGCCGCAGAACTCCACGCTGTTCTACGCGCTCTACCTGTACCGCCGCGCCTTCACCGATTTTCGCATGGGCTACGCGGCCTCGCTGGCCTGGGTGCTGTTCGCGATCGTGGTGGTGCTGTCGGTGTTTGTGTTTCGCTTCCTGGGCCGCCAGGTGCACTACGAGGATGATGGCCGCTAG
- a CDS encoding sugar ABC transporter substrate-binding protein, with protein sequence MESRQRRPMSRRQLLRFAAGAAGAAAFGPVLAACGGSPGTQAGGTSGPAAQGGQTTVSMLGWGTVLEKENVDKSLQLFQQRNPDIKVEWLHTPNADYETKLKTMLAGGTPPDIFWTGNMLDYVIRDQVLDITDYVKADPVIGKADYFLQPQETDRATYNGKWYGIGSCYVIHHLYYNVEMLEKAGVQPPSTDAVKAWTWEEFVENARKLTLDAAGKHPGEDGFDANNIQQWGVSWATWNLPRDVVAYMNGGDFISKDGVCKASDPATVEAYQALADLMNKHHVAPQTAQLDQLGMSAVQMMASGKLAMLADGSWSVMDIATLGFKFGCGVLPKIKTAVTEAQAHMHVIAKGTKNPDAAWKLLSFLSSDDYQRGLCKVGLWLPSHTSLLSEEGLKSWITPGVHPDGYEQIATDYLAKHSRIYPYPPGYSEANTIITAALDPVWIGQSSAADALTADVIKQAEEALAKAKA encoded by the coding sequence ATGGAATCGCGTCAACGACGACCCATGTCACGGCGACAGCTGCTGCGGTTTGCGGCGGGCGCTGCCGGTGCGGCGGCCTTTGGCCCGGTGCTGGCCGCGTGCGGCGGCAGCCCAGGCACCCAGGCGGGCGGCACATCCGGCCCCGCCGCGCAGGGCGGGCAGACCACGGTGAGCATGCTGGGCTGGGGCACCGTGCTGGAGAAAGAGAACGTCGACAAGTCGCTCCAGCTCTTCCAGCAGCGCAACCCCGACATCAAGGTCGAGTGGCTGCACACCCCCAACGCCGACTACGAGACCAAGCTCAAGACCATGCTGGCCGGTGGCACGCCGCCCGACATCTTCTGGACGGGCAACATGCTCGACTACGTGATCCGCGATCAGGTGCTGGACATCACCGACTATGTGAAGGCCGACCCTGTGATCGGCAAGGCCGACTACTTTCTGCAGCCCCAGGAGACCGACCGCGCCACCTACAACGGCAAATGGTACGGCATCGGCTCGTGCTACGTCATCCACCATCTCTACTACAATGTCGAAATGCTGGAAAAAGCGGGGGTTCAGCCGCCTTCTACCGATGCGGTGAAAGCCTGGACCTGGGAGGAGTTTGTCGAGAACGCCCGCAAGCTGACCCTGGACGCGGCGGGCAAGCACCCCGGCGAAGATGGCTTCGACGCCAACAACATCCAGCAGTGGGGCGTCAGCTGGGCCACCTGGAACCTGCCGCGCGATGTGGTGGCCTACATGAACGGCGGCGATTTCATTAGCAAGGATGGCGTGTGCAAGGCCAGCGACCCGGCGACCGTGGAGGCCTACCAGGCCCTGGCCGACCTGATGAACAAGCACCACGTGGCCCCGCAGACCGCCCAGCTCGACCAGCTGGGCATGAGCGCGGTGCAGATGATGGCCTCGGGCAAGCTGGCCATGCTGGCCGACGGCTCGTGGTCGGTGATGGATATCGCCACGCTGGGCTTCAAGTTCGGCTGCGGCGTGCTGCCCAAGATCAAGACGGCGGTGACGGAGGCCCAGGCCCACATGCACGTGATCGCCAAGGGCACCAAGAACCCCGACGCCGCCTGGAAGCTGCTGTCCTTCCTCTCCTCGGATGACTACCAGCGCGGGCTGTGCAAGGTTGGCCTGTGGCTGCCCAGCCACACCAGCCTGCTCAGCGAGGAGGGCCTGAAGAGCTGGATCACGCCGGGGGTGCACCCCGATGGCTACGAGCAGATCGCCACCGACTACCTGGCCAAGCACTCGCGGATCTACCCCTACCCGCCGGGCTACAGCGAGGCCAACACCATCATCACCGCCGCGCTCGACCCGGTGTGGATCGGCCAGTCCAGCGCCGCCGACGCGCTGACCGCCGATGTGATCAAGCAGGCCGAGGAAGCGCTGGCCAAGGCCAAGGCCTAG
- a CDS encoding LacI family transcriptional regulator produces MVRPKKRVTHQDVARLAGVSTAVVSYVINNGPRPTSPEVRERVLRAIHELDYHPSAFARGLRAQRTNTVALIVNDYYASSVFTAAYSATILTGLTMRLKEHGYYMLVYPMLVGEDLGAVDALLRSGRLDGVVVRLVEEAPATDALLERVAATQLPCVCIEQPGSPRFGLSSIRYDDRRGSYEAVSHLIAQGHRRIAHLAGDRRYGTAQSRIAGYRDALDHHGIAFDPALVVGDTWDAGRALPSIRQLLDMELPPTAIFAANDHLAVRVIEETRHRGLRVPEDVALFGCDDIDLARQVVPPLSTIHIPLADLGERAGDLLLEQIEGDDDLQPQAEVMGVTVVQRASA; encoded by the coding sequence ATGGTGCGACCTAAGAAGCGGGTGACTCATCAGGATGTGGCGCGGCTGGCTGGCGTCTCCACGGCGGTGGTCTCCTATGTGATCAACAATGGCCCACGCCCCACCTCCCCCGAGGTGCGTGAGCGTGTGCTGCGCGCCATCCACGAGCTGGACTACCACCCCAGCGCCTTCGCCCGCGGGCTGCGCGCCCAGCGCACCAACACGGTTGCCCTAATTGTCAATGATTATTACGCGTCGAGCGTGTTTACCGCCGCCTACTCGGCTACCATCCTCACTGGCCTGACCATGCGCCTGAAGGAGCACGGCTACTACATGCTGGTCTACCCCATGCTGGTGGGCGAGGATCTGGGCGCGGTGGATGCCCTGCTGCGCAGCGGGCGGCTGGATGGCGTGGTGGTGCGCCTGGTCGAGGAGGCCCCAGCCACCGATGCGCTGCTGGAGCGCGTGGCCGCCACCCAGCTGCCCTGCGTGTGCATCGAGCAGCCCGGCTCGCCGCGCTTCGGCCTCAGCTCCATCCGCTACGACGACCGGCGCGGCAGCTACGAGGCGGTCAGTCACCTGATCGCCCAGGGCCACCGCCGGATCGCGCACCTGGCGGGCGATCGGCGCTATGGCACGGCCCAGAGCCGGATCGCGGGCTACCGCGACGCGCTCGATCACCACGGCATCGCCTTCGACCCCGCGCTGGTGGTGGGCGACACCTGGGATGCCGGGCGGGCGCTGCCGAGCATTCGACAGCTGCTCGACATGGAGCTGCCGCCCACGGCGATCTTTGCCGCCAACGACCATCTGGCCGTGCGGGTGATCGAGGAGACCCGCCATCGCGGCCTGCGCGTGCCCGAGGATGTGGCGCTGTTCGGGTGTGATGATATCGATCTGGCGCGGCAGGTGGTGCCGCCGCTTTCAACTATACATATTCCGCTGGCCGACCTGGGCGAGCGGGCGGGCGATCTGCTGCTGGAGCAGATCGAGGGCGATGACGATCTGCAGCCGCAGGCGGAGGTGATGGGTGTGACGGTGGTCCAACGGGCGTCGGCATAG
- a CDS encoding ParB/RepB/Spo0J family partition protein, which translates to MKLLYLDPRTIDADPSGVRESPGDIAGLAATIAEQGLLQPLGVVESGGGRYRVVYGNRRREASLKLGLEKVPCIVLENDDPHTLLQQLTENLQRQDLNDLEKSKAFARLRELIQERGELTGETELDDAVGVAVGLTGRTIRRYMGLLDLPEEIHDMLRTGELSVTQAQHLRRISNQRTQIELAKAAVEEGMSAAELSRLSSYFAANPGISLDTALEALQQGVEVREQHAPAVAAGGGPLAKVGAGSFATREESDDDLWDDDEQPKDDGDGINIESVTIENQPKNKSRVFRIRSLDQMVDETDRLARAHVEGDLEKWVKSDEGASFKVRLLIKQLNSLLRALQNTASEQGWATGDEE; encoded by the coding sequence ATGAAACTTCTCTACCTCGACCCACGCACCATCGATGCCGACCCCTCGGGGGTCCGCGAGAGCCCCGGCGACATCGCCGGGCTGGCCGCCACCATCGCCGAGCAGGGGCTGCTGCAGCCGCTGGGCGTGGTGGAAAGCGGCGGCGGGCGCTACCGCGTGGTCTACGGCAACCGCCGCCGCGAGGCATCGCTGAAGCTGGGGCTGGAGAAAGTGCCCTGCATCGTGCTGGAAAACGACGACCCGCACACCCTGCTCCAGCAGCTGACCGAGAACCTGCAGCGCCAGGATCTGAACGATCTGGAGAAATCCAAGGCCTTCGCCCGCCTGCGCGAGCTGATCCAGGAGCGTGGCGAGCTGACCGGCGAGACCGAGCTGGATGATGCGGTGGGCGTGGCGGTGGGCCTCACAGGCCGCACCATCCGGCGCTACATGGGCCTGCTCGACCTGCCCGAGGAGATCCACGACATGCTGCGCACCGGCGAGCTAAGCGTGACCCAGGCCCAGCACCTGCGCCGCATCAGCAACCAGCGCACCCAGATCGAGCTGGCCAAGGCCGCCGTGGAAGAGGGCATGTCGGCAGCCGAGCTGAGCCGCCTCTCCAGCTACTTCGCCGCCAACCCCGGCATCTCGCTAGACACCGCGCTTGAGGCCCTGCAGCAGGGTGTCGAGGTGCGCGAGCAGCACGCGCCTGCGGTGGCCGCTGGCGGCGGGCCGCTGGCCAAGGTGGGCGCTGGCTCGTTCGCCACCCGCGAGGAGAGCGACGACGACCTGTGGGACGATGACGAGCAGCCCAAGGACGACGGCGACGGCATCAACATCGAGTCGGTCACCATCGAGAACCAGCCCAAGAACAAGTCGCGCGTGTTCCGCATCCGCTCGCTCGACCAGATGGTGGATGAGACCGACCGCCTGGCCCGCGCCCATGTCGAGGGCGACCTGGAGAAGTGGGTGAAATCGGACGAGGGCGCATCCTTCAAGGTGCGTCTGCTGATCAAGCAGCTCAACTCGCTGCTGCGCGCGCTGCAGAACACCGCCAGCGAGCAGGGCTGGGCCACGGGGGATGAGGAGTAG
- the tgt gene encoding tRNA guanosine(34) transglycosylase Tgt, translated as MPLSFDILHRDPESRARVGLISTGHGVVETPVFMPVGTRGSVKSLTPEEVSDAGAQIILGNTYHLYLLPGHELIARQGGLHKFMGWDGPILTDSGGFQVFSLVYGGIADEVKGRRPAHPEAMKNMVKITSDGVMFRSYLDGSKHLFTPERSIEIQKGIGADIILCFDELPPFRQGYDYTKKSMAMTHRWAQRCLDFHQRTRGGEGLPFAQPNPDQSLFGIVHGGVFPDLRKESAEVVGTMGFDGLCIGGSLGANKAQIYEVVDMTIPHMPDALPRHLLGIGDVDDLIEGVARGIDMFDCVSPTRLGRHGTALVRDRARRFKLNLSNAALREDPGPIDAACGCYTCQNYSRSYIHYLFRAQELLAIRLVSLHNVAFLCNLMRQIRESIRAGCFGELRREWLGESATPIAGL; from the coding sequence ATGCCGCTGAGCTTTGACATCCTGCACCGCGACCCCGAGAGCCGCGCCCGCGTGGGCCTGATCAGCACCGGCCACGGCGTGGTCGAGACGCCGGTGTTCATGCCGGTGGGCACGCGCGGCTCGGTCAAATCGCTCACCCCCGAGGAGGTGAGCGACGCCGGGGCGCAGATCATCCTGGGCAACACCTACCACCTCTACCTGCTGCCGGGGCACGAGCTGATCGCGCGGCAGGGCGGCCTGCACAAGTTTATGGGCTGGGATGGCCCCATCCTCACCGACTCGGGCGGCTTCCAGGTGTTCTCGCTGGTCTACGGCGGCATCGCCGACGAGGTGAAGGGCCGCCGCCCGGCCCACCCCGAGGCCATGAAGAACATGGTGAAGATCACCAGCGACGGCGTGATGTTCCGATCCTACCTGGATGGCTCGAAGCATCTGTTCACCCCCGAGCGCAGCATCGAGATCCAGAAGGGCATCGGGGCCGACATCATCCTGTGCTTCGACGAGCTACCGCCGTTCCGCCAGGGCTACGACTACACCAAGAAGTCCATGGCCATGACCCACCGCTGGGCGCAGCGCTGCCTCGACTTCCACCAGCGCACGCGCGGCGGCGAGGGCCTGCCCTTCGCCCAGCCTAACCCCGACCAGTCGCTGTTTGGGATCGTGCACGGCGGTGTGTTCCCCGACCTGCGCAAGGAGAGCGCCGAGGTGGTGGGAACCATGGGCTTCGACGGCCTGTGCATCGGCGGCTCGCTGGGCGCGAACAAGGCCCAGATCTACGAGGTGGTGGACATGACCATCCCGCACATGCCGGATGCGCTGCCCCGCCACCTGCTGGGCATCGGCGATGTGGATGACCTGATCGAGGGCGTGGCGCGCGGCATCGACATGTTCGACTGCGTCAGCCCCACGCGGCTGGGCCGGCATGGCACCGCGCTGGTGCGCGACCGCGCGCGGCGCTTCAAGCTGAACCTCTCCAACGCGGCCCTGCGCGAAGACCCCGGCCCGATCGACGCCGCGTGCGGCTGCTACACCTGCCAGAACTACAGCCGCTCCTACATCCACTACCTGTTCCGCGCCCAGGAGCTGCTGGCCATCCGCCTGGTGAGCCTGCACAATGTGGCCTTCCTCTGCAACCTGATGCGGCAGATCCGCGAGAGCATCCGCGCGGGCTGCTTCGGCGAGCTGCGCCGCGAGTGGCTGGGCGAGAGCGCCACGCCGATCGCGGGCCTCTAG
- a CDS encoding energy-coupling factor transporter transmembrane protein EcfT encodes MMIYRPGTSLLHQLHPLTKLAIVATLGMTVYLFPTLWLAPLIFALLLLIAQRIQAAGALLRVIAGTLLPLFCSLFLIQGLLFPPIGAQAIAQLGPVRLTDGGLLLTFTTATRLLMLCAGLMLLMFTTHPADLTAALAQIGMPRSIGYIVLVSIQIIPDMLARAQGILDAQQSRGLDVRGLRRLWALPALVGPLIVGALADVEERAMAIESRAFLAEGPKTDLRRPHDSPRQRGVRWGALTLIGMMVIARCALLVVGS; translated from the coding sequence ATGATGATCTACCGCCCGGGAACCAGTCTGCTGCATCAGCTTCACCCCCTCACCAAGCTGGCCATTGTGGCCACGCTTGGCATGACGGTCTACCTCTTCCCCACCCTCTGGCTCGCGCCGCTGATCTTCGCGCTGCTGCTGCTCATAGCCCAGCGCATCCAGGCGGCGGGCGCGCTGCTGCGTGTGATCGCGGGCACGCTGCTGCCGCTGTTCTGCTCGCTGTTCCTCATCCAGGGGCTGCTCTTCCCGCCGATCGGCGCGCAGGCGATCGCCCAGCTTGGGCCAGTGCGGCTCACCGACGGCGGCCTGCTGCTGACCTTCACCACCGCCACGCGGCTGCTGATGCTCTGCGCGGGCCTGATGCTGCTGATGTTCACCACCCACCCCGCCGACCTCACCGCCGCGCTGGCTCAGATCGGCATGCCGCGCAGCATCGGCTATATCGTGCTGGTGAGCATCCAGATCATCCCCGACATGCTGGCCCGCGCCCAGGGCATCCTCGACGCCCAGCAGTCGCGCGGGCTGGATGTGCGCGGGCTGCGGCGGCTGTGGGCGCTGCCCGCCCTGGTCGGCCCGCTGATCGTGGGGGCCCTGGCCGATGTCGAGGAGCGCGCCATGGCCATCGAGTCGCGGGCCTTCCTGGCCGAGGGGCCAAAGACCGATCTGCGCCGCCCGCACGACTCGCCGCGCCAGCGCGGGGTGCGCTGGGGCGCGCTGACGCTGATCGGCATGATGGTGATCGCCCGCTGCGCGCTGCTGGTGGTGGGATCATGA